One Rhipicephalus microplus isolate Deutch F79 chromosome 4, USDA_Rmic, whole genome shotgun sequence genomic window carries:
- the LOC119172066 gene encoding uncharacterized protein LOC119172066 isoform X2 produces MSGSPYPQQPPHFLQPAAIPLPYEPPASPANSSAPSAPSYPLNPGFMPAPLPLPGIQNPGTMPLPSQLPGPQPQQPYIGFVPQGQFPAPPPPYPGPGQADLGKPSSAMSSPVGTMGRDTEPALEPRSGFSNKEIRRVFVRKVYAILMIQLAITFGAVALFIYEPHVKLFVQRNMGAYIGAYVAFIVLYIMLVCCESLRRSYPTNIILLFLFTLVMSYMVGAISSGRPLHVMQITPRMQEIQPCVHSRADFFPVSMIPTPCSWLPESVQLAAWLFLFSPAIQSLTSPAVLASCSLLFGPCFCLVFSQSSPTTGS; encoded by the exons ATGTCGGGTAGCCCGTACCCTCAGCAGCCACCCCACTTTCTTCAACCTGCTGCTATACCGCTTCCCTATGAACCCCCAGCGAGCCCGGCAAATTCAAGCGCTCCTTCGGCCCCGTCTTACCCACTGAATCCTGGGTTTATGCCAGCACCTTTGCCACTACCCGGAATTCAAAATCCTGGGACCATGCCGCTGCCATCACAGCTTCCTGGCCCACAGCCACAGCAGCCCTACATAGGATTTGTACCACAAGGCCAGTTTCCAGCACCACCGCCTCCATATCCAGGACCAGGACAAGCAGACTTGGGCAAGCCATCATCTG cgaTGAGTTCACCTGTTGGCACTATGGGCAGAGACACTGAGCCGGCGCTTGAGCCCCGGAGTGGCTTCTCCAACAAAGAGATCAGGCGCGTCTTTGTTCGAAAG GTGTATGCTATCCTCATGATCCAACTGGCCATCACATTTGGTGCTGTGGCTTTGTTCATATATGA ACCTCATGTCAAATTATTTGTGCAACGGAATATGGGAGCATACATTGGTGCCTA TGTGGCATTCATTGTTCTTTACATAATGCTAGTCTGCTGTGAGAGCCTGAG GAGGTCGTACCCTACAAATATAATCCTGCTGTTTCTCTTT ACGCTTGTGATGTCCTACATGGTTGGTGCAATATCGAG TGGGCGGCCCTTGCATGTAATGCAGATAACACCCCGTATGCAAGAAATTCAGCCTTGTGTTCATTCTAGGGCTGATTTCTTTCCAGTTTCCATGATACCGACACCGTGCTCATGGCTGCCGGAATCTGTGCAGCTTGCTGCCTGGCTGTTTCTATTTTCTCCTGCCATACAAAG TTTGACTTCACCAGCTGTGCTGGCTTCCTGTTCATTGCTGTTTGGGCCCTGTTTTTGTTTGGTATTCTCACAATCTTCACCTACAACAGG